One segment of Vulpes lagopus strain Blue_001 chromosome 8, ASM1834538v1, whole genome shotgun sequence DNA contains the following:
- the LOC121497011 gene encoding olfactory receptor 12-like translates to MPPKRNGNLSMVYFQDFVLEGFEGGLDTQALLFAVFLALYMVTVLGNLLMIIVITLDARLHSPMYFFLKNLSFVDLCYSSVIAPNALANFFSSSKVITFAGCAMQFFFLSLLGTTEAFLLGVMAYDRFMAICNPLRYPITMCQSACTRLVLGAYCGGCFNSIVQTSFTFHLPFCSSNHINHFFCDVVPLLKLSCGNTAINELLLFGICGLIIVSVTFVILISYGYIIATILRMGSGAGRSKIFSTCGSHMTAVTLFFGTAFFMYAQPQAIESMEQGKVVSVFYTLVIPMLNPLIYSVRNKDVKEALRRLGQKHMAM, encoded by the coding sequence ATGCCacccaaaagaaatggaaacctcTCCATGGTCTACTTTCAAGACTTTGTGCTGGAGGGATTTGAAGGTGGCCTGGACACCCAGGCCCTGCTCTTTGCTGTGTTCCTGGCTCTATACATGGTGACTGTACTGGGCAACCTCCTCATGATCATCGTTATCACCCTGGATGCCCGCCTGCACTCCCCAATGTACTTCTTCCTCAAGAACCTCTCCTTCGTGGACTTGTGCTACTCATCTGTCATTGCCCCCAATGCACTGGCCAACTTCTTCTCCTCATCCAAGGTCATCACCTTTGCAGGATGTGccatgcagtttttctttttgtccttgctGGGCACAACTGAAGCTTTCCTCCTGGGTgtcatggcctatgaccgcttcATGGCCATCTGTAACCCCTTGCGTTACCCCATCACCATGTGCCAGTCTGCCTGCACTCGCCTGGTGCTGGGCGCCTACTGTGGAGGCTGCTTCAACTCTATTGTGCAGACCAGCTTCACATTCCACCTCCCATTCTGCAGCTCCAACCACATCAACCACTTCTTCTGTGATGTGGTCCCCTTGCTCAAACTCTCCTGTGGCAACACGGCCATAAATGAACTTCTCTTGTTTGGCATCTGTGGGCTCATCATCGTGAGCGTGACATTTGTGATCCTCATCTCCTATGGCTACATCATAGCAACCATCCTGAGGATGGGATCAGGAGCTGGGAGAAGCAAGATCTTCTCCACCTGTGGCTCCCACATGACTGCAGTGACTCTTTTTTTTGGGACTGCCTTTTTCATGTATGCCCAGCCACAAGCAATTGAGTCCATGGAGCAGGGCAAGGTGGTCTCTGTCTTCTACACGCTGGTCATCCCAATGCTCAATCCCCTCATCTACAGTGTGCGAAACAAGGATGTGAAGGAGGCCCTGCGGAGGCTGGGCCAGAAACACATGGCCATGTGA
- the LOC121497012 gene encoding olfactory receptor 12-like yields MPPKRNGNLSMVYFQDFVLEGFEGGLDTQALLFAVFLALYMVTVLGNLLMIIVITLDARLHSPMYFFLKNLSFVDLCYSSVIAPNALANFFSSSKVITFAGCAMQFFFLSLLGTTEAFLLGVMAYDRFMAICNPLRYPITMCQSACTRLVLGAYCGGCFNSIVQTSFTFHLPFCSSNRINHFFCDVVPLLKLSCGNTAINELLLFGICGLIIVGLAFMVLISYGYIIVTILRMGSGARRRKVFSTCGSHMTAVTLFFGTVFVMYAQPGAIESMEQGKVVSVFYTLVIPMLNPLIYSLRNKDVKEALRRLGQKHMAL; encoded by the coding sequence ATGCCacccaaaagaaatggaaacctcTCCATGGTCTACTTTCAAGACTTTGTGCTGGAGGGATTTGAAGGTGGCCTGGACACCCAGGCCCTGCTCTTTGCTGTGTTCCTGGCTCTATACATGGTGACTGTACTGGGCAACCTCCTCATGATCATTGTTATCACCCTGGATGCCCGCCTGCACTCCCCAATGTACTTCTTCCTCAAGAACCTCTCCTTCGTGGACTTGTGCTACTCATCTGTCATTGCCCCCAATGCACTGGCCAACTTCTTCTCCTCATCCAAGGTCATCACCTTTGCAGGATGTGccatgcagtttttctttttgtccttgctGGGCACAACTGAAGCTTTCCTCCTGGGTgtcatggcctatgaccgcttcATGGCCATCTGTAACCCCTTGCGTTACCCCATCACCATGTGCCAGTCTGCCTGCACTCGCCTGGTGCTGGGCGCCTACTGTGGAGGCTGCTTCAACTCTATTGTGCAGACCAGCTTCACATTCCACCTCCCATTCTGCAGCTCCAACCGTATCAACCACTTCTTCTGTGATGTGGTCCCCTTGCTCAAACTCTCCTGTGGCAACACGGCCATAAATGAACTTCTCTTGTTTGGCATCTGTGGGCTCATCATTGTGGGTTTGGCATTTATGGTTCTCATCTCCTATGGCTACATCATAGTGACCATCCTGAGGATGGGATCAGGAGCTAGGAGACGCAAAGTCTTCTCTACCTGTGGCTCCCACATGACTGCAGTGACTCTCTTTTTTGGGACTGTCTTTGTCATGTATGCCCAGCCAGGAGCAATTGAGTCCATGGAGCAGGGCAAGGTGGTCTCCGTCTTCTACACACTGGTCATCCCAATGCTCAATCCCCTCATCTACAGTCTGCGAAACAAGGATGTGAAGGAGGCCCTGCGGAGGCTGGGCCAGAAACACATGGCCTTGTGA